A stretch of Pseudolysobacter antarcticus DNA encodes these proteins:
- a CDS encoding multicopper oxidase family protein, which yields MNSHHDYRDSRGLLYCAAILILGTLSISSAWAQQRIVTDPPLLDVKKGTAPRTTLMALPLGAPRMASEKQLDLNIEFTDSKIYNPASGHYDSVRLRSYTGASVDPKAPHVAPTIEVYPGDTVRVSLHNKLPPDPSCTTHKPEASDDDVIDAVNTPHCFNGTNLHAHGLWVSPSGNSDNVLLSINPGVSFQYEYNIPPDHPAGTFWYHTHRHGSTALQVASGMVGALVVRGDRLPTTDGHGDIDTLLKNADGSAFTERLLVLQQIQYACRDKGVLKSRKVDGKIVEWICDPNDVGGVDSYVDAANNSLFGSSSWGQSGRYTSINGQVLPTFIAKAGDVERWRVIHAGVHDTIALQFRKLKAGAPSVDRLTVEQTASYIDKNCTGEPLPFHLIASDGLTMANAQRTTLATLQPGYRNDALLVFPEQGAYCVINNSISAEASVTQASVSRRLMGLVGVQGGTPVSGNVDEFLRTQLIAAAKRTMPAPMQDKIVTDLSNGLKLSSFTPHPDIEEDELKAPGQVLTFFIDTNYVDPTTGKKKTKFEVSGTPYDPQRYDPKRIDRKLMLGTAEEWTLTSRLAGHPFHIHVNPFQVVKILDPNGKDVSAPGAIDDASGTIDPEYAGLKGVWKDTLWVKSLISPPKIVYPNGIYTVVIRTRYERYIGDFVLHCHILDHEDQGMMQNVSVMLNDGTGNLSQGHH from the coding sequence ATGAACTCGCACCATGATTACCGCGACTCTCGCGGATTGCTGTATTGCGCGGCAATCCTGATTCTGGGCACGCTCTCGATCTCATCGGCATGGGCGCAGCAGCGCATCGTCACCGACCCGCCGCTGCTCGATGTGAAAAAAGGCACAGCGCCACGCACCACCTTGATGGCGTTGCCGCTCGGCGCGCCACGCATGGCCAGCGAGAAACAGCTCGATCTGAATATCGAATTCACCGACAGCAAAATCTACAATCCCGCCAGCGGTCATTACGACTCCGTGCGTTTGCGCAGTTACACCGGTGCGTCGGTCGATCCGAAAGCGCCGCATGTCGCACCGACGATCGAGGTTTATCCGGGCGATACCGTGCGCGTCAGCCTGCACAACAAGCTGCCGCCGGATCCGAGTTGCACGACGCATAAACCCGAGGCAAGCGACGACGACGTCATCGATGCGGTGAATACGCCACACTGCTTCAACGGCACCAACCTGCATGCGCACGGGCTGTGGGTCAGCCCGTCGGGCAATAGCGACAACGTGCTGCTGTCGATCAATCCCGGCGTGAGTTTCCAGTATGAATACAATATTCCACCGGATCATCCGGCTGGCACGTTCTGGTATCACACGCACCGGCACGGCTCGACCGCGCTGCAAGTGGCCAGCGGCATGGTCGGCGCGCTGGTAGTGCGTGGCGATCGATTGCCCACAACGGATGGTCACGGCGATATCGACACGCTGCTGAAAAATGCCGACGGCAGCGCGTTCACCGAGCGCCTGCTGGTGCTGCAGCAGATCCAGTACGCGTGTCGCGACAAGGGTGTGTTGAAGTCAAGAAAAGTCGACGGCAAGATTGTCGAATGGATCTGCGATCCGAACGATGTCGGTGGCGTCGATAGTTATGTGGATGCGGCCAATAATTCGCTGTTCGGTTCGTCGAGCTGGGGCCAGTCCGGTCGCTACACCAGCATCAACGGTCAGGTGTTGCCGACCTTCATCGCCAAGGCTGGCGATGTCGAACGCTGGCGCGTGATCCACGCCGGCGTGCACGATACGATCGCGTTGCAGTTTCGCAAACTCAAGGCTGGTGCGCCGAGCGTCGATCGACTCACGGTCGAGCAAACCGCTTCGTATATCGACAAGAATTGCACCGGTGAACCGCTGCCGTTTCACCTGATCGCCTCCGATGGTCTGACCATGGCCAACGCACAACGCACAACGCTCGCCACGTTGCAGCCGGGTTATCGAAACGATGCGTTGCTGGTGTTCCCCGAGCAAGGCGCGTATTGCGTCATCAATAACAGCATTTCCGCGGAAGCCAGCGTGACGCAGGCATCGGTGAGCCGGCGTTTGATGGGCCTGGTCGGCGTGCAAGGCGGCACGCCGGTGAGCGGCAATGTCGATGAATTTCTGCGCACGCAACTGATCGCCGCAGCCAAGCGCACGATGCCGGCACCAATGCAGGACAAGATCGTCACCGACCTGAGCAATGGACTCAAGCTATCGAGCTTCACGCCGCACCCTGATATCGAAGAAGACGAACTGAAAGCTCCGGGCCAAGTGCTCACGTTCTTCATCGACACCAATTATGTCGATCCGACAACCGGAAAAAAGAAGACCAAATTCGAGGTCAGTGGTACACCCTACGATCCGCAGCGTTACGATCCAAAACGCATTGATCGCAAGCTGATGCTCGGCACCGCAGAAGAGTGGACGCTGACTTCGCGCCTCGCCGGCCATCCGTTTCATATCCACGTGAATCCGTTCCAGGTGGTCAAGATTCTCGACCCGAACGGCAAGGATGTCAGTGCACCCGGCGCCATCGATGATGCGAGCGGCACGATCGATCCGGAATACGCCGGTTTGAAAGGCGTGTGGAAAGACACGCTGTGGGTGAAGAGCCTGATTTCACCACCGAAGATCGTCTACCCGAACGGCATCTACACGGTGGTGATCCGCACACGTTACGAGCGTTACATCGGCGATTTTGTTTTACATTGCCACATCCTCGATCACGAAGACCAAGGCATGATGCAGAACGTCAGCGTGATGCTGAATGACGGCACCGGTAATTTGTCGCAAGGCCATCATTGA